One Actinomadura viridis genomic region harbors:
- a CDS encoding FAD-dependent oxidoreductase — protein MTREAVTREAEEPGTVPRGIVVVGNGMAGSRLVSEIRARDPRVPLTVFGAEARRPYNRVLLSNVLAGAARADQIGLVDPAWYETSGVDARLGVEVVRVDREARTVHGSDGSAVPYGTLVIATGSSSFVPPIPGTEGGLPAGAVAFRTLDDCEAIIGAAEGARRAVVIGGGLLGVEAARGLAGRGLEVTVAHLAGHLMDRQLDAGAGKVLARTLGRLGVRARLEAVVTGIRTAPDRDGAARVNGVELAAPGGGAEAAEAAEVLDADLVVLACGVRPEVGLARAAGLEVDRGIVVDETLRSVSDPSVRAIGECSQYGGTVYGLVAPAWEQAAVLADLLTGADALARFTGAREITRLKAAGVDLVAMGETHHGDDDPDVEIIRFADASRGTYKKVAIREGRVIGGILLGETGTAGTLTQLYDRAAPPPADRLSLFFTGVGGARPADSPVRMPDAATVCHCNNVSKGQILECWEKGARTAEEVAARTRASTGCGGCQDTVAGIVDWLAEQDHDGPGQVRVGVGAAPGG, from the coding sequence GTGACGAGGGAAGCCGTGACGAGGGAGGCCGAAGAGCCCGGGACCGTCCCGAGGGGCATCGTCGTCGTCGGCAACGGCATGGCGGGGTCCCGGCTGGTGTCGGAGATCCGCGCCCGGGACCCGCGGGTGCCGCTGACGGTGTTCGGCGCGGAGGCGCGGCGGCCCTACAACCGCGTGCTGCTGTCGAACGTGCTGGCCGGCGCGGCCAGGGCGGACCAGATCGGCCTGGTCGACCCCGCCTGGTACGAGACCAGCGGCGTCGACGCGCGCCTGGGGGTGGAGGTCGTCCGCGTCGACCGCGAGGCCCGGACGGTGCACGGCTCGGACGGGTCCGCGGTGCCGTACGGGACGCTGGTGATCGCGACGGGCAGCAGCTCGTTCGTGCCGCCGATACCCGGGACCGAGGGCGGGCTGCCCGCCGGGGCGGTGGCGTTCCGCACCCTGGACGACTGCGAGGCGATCATCGGGGCGGCGGAGGGCGCCCGGCGCGCCGTCGTGATCGGCGGGGGGCTGCTGGGGGTCGAGGCCGCCCGCGGGCTGGCCGGGCGCGGGCTGGAGGTGACGGTGGCGCATCTGGCCGGGCACCTCATGGACCGGCAGCTGGACGCGGGGGCCGGGAAGGTGCTGGCCCGGACCCTGGGCCGGCTGGGCGTCCGGGCCCGCCTGGAGGCCGTCGTCACCGGGATCCGCACCGCCCCGGACCGGGACGGCGCCGCCCGGGTGAACGGGGTCGAGCTGGCGGCGCCGGGCGGCGGCGCGGAGGCCGCGGAGGCCGCGGAGGTCCTGGACGCCGACCTGGTCGTGCTCGCCTGCGGGGTGCGGCCGGAGGTGGGCCTGGCCCGGGCCGCCGGGCTGGAGGTCGACCGGGGGATCGTGGTCGACGAGACGCTGCGCTCGGTGTCGGATCCGTCCGTCCGGGCGATCGGGGAGTGCTCGCAGTACGGCGGCACCGTCTACGGGCTGGTGGCGCCCGCCTGGGAGCAGGCCGCGGTGCTGGCCGACCTGCTGACGGGCGCCGACGCGCTGGCCCGGTTCACCGGGGCGCGGGAGATCACCCGGCTGAAGGCGGCCGGCGTGGACCTGGTGGCGATGGGGGAGACCCATCACGGCGACGACGACCCCGACGTGGAGATCATCCGGTTCGCCGACGCGAGCCGCGGCACCTACAAGAAGGTCGCCATCCGCGAGGGCCGGGTGATCGGCGGGATCCTGCTCGGCGAGACCGGCACCGCCGGGACGCTGACCCAGCTGTACGACCGGGCGGCGCCGCCGCCGGCCGACCGGCTCAGCCTGTTCTTCACCGGCGTGGGCGGCGCGCGGCCCGCCGATTCGCCGGTGCGGATGCCGGACGCGGCGACGGTCTGTCACTGCAACAACGTTTCCAAGGGCCAGATCCTGGAGTGCTGGGAGAAAGGCGCCCGCACGGCGGAGGAGGTGGCGGCGCGTACCCGGGCGAGCACCGGATGCGGCGGCTGCCAGGACACCGTCGCGGGGATCGTCGACTGGCTGGCCGAGCAGGACCACGACGGCCCCGGGCAGGTGCGGGTCGGCGTGGGCGCCGCTCCGGGGGGCTGA